The Candidatus Binataceae bacterium sequence GTGCGATTGCTCGCGGCGGTCAACTGGTCGTCGTCGGCGATCCGATGCAGCTGCCGCCAACGTTTTTTTTTTGACCGTACCGACAGGATTTTGGACGACGAAATCGACGAGGAAGAGATCGTCGATAATGAGTCGATCCTGGACTTGGCGCTCGCCGAGTTTCGGTCCGCGCGTTCCCTTCGCTGGCACTACCGTTCCCGCCACGAAAGTCTTATCGCGTTCTCGAATCGCGAATTCTACGATGACCTAATCGTCTTTCCGTCGCCACTCGATCCTGATCGGCACCGGCGGGAACCAAAACTCGGCATGTATCACCACTTCGTCGGCGGCAAATACAAAGGCCGCGTGAATATCGACGAGGCGCAGAAGGTGGCGAAGGCCGCGCTCGAGTTCATGTCGAGCGAGCCAGATCGATCCCTGGGCATTGTCACGCTTAATCAGACCCAGCGCGAAATTTTGTTAGAAGAAATCGAGCGCTTGGTTGCTCGCGATCGTAATGCCGAGGAGTTCATGGAACGATGGGAAAACACCCTGGAACCCTTCTTCGTTAAAAACTTGGAAAATGTTCAGGGTGATGAGCGGGATGTCATATTCATCTCGACGGTGTATGGTCCTGATCCCGCGACGGGCATCGTCAGGAATCAGTTCGGGCCGATTAACGGGCGATTCGGGTTCCGACGCCTCAATGTTTTGTTCAGTCGCGCCAAACATCGCGTCGAAGTCTTCACGTCGATGCGACCGGATGACATCCGGCCCGATGAGAAATCCCAGCGCGGCGTTCACGTGCTGAAGTCGTATCTCGAGTATGCGGAGACCGGCAGACTCGACGTTGGCCAAGCCAGTGGGCGCGAGCCTGACTCGGAATTCGAGCAGCTCGTTCGGGATCGACTCAAGAGCCATGGTTACGAGGCAGTCTCGCAAGTCGGGGTGGCCGGTTATTTCATCGATCTAGCGGTCAAGCATCCACATCGGAGTGGCTATATTTTGGGCATCGAATGTGATGGTGCCGGTTATCATTCCAGCCGGTCGGCGCGTGACCGGGACCGTCTACGGCAACAGGTTTTCGAGCGGCTCCATTGGACAATATACAGAATTTGGTCGACCGATTGGTTTCAAAACTCCGAGGCCGAATTTCGTCGATTATCGAATCATCTCGATCAACTGGCGCGTGACGATCTCGCGTAGCGGGAAGCGAAGCGAGTCAGTGAGAGGCAAAGCTAGGTCGTTGAAGTGGCCCCATAAATCACCGCAGATTTTGCGGATAATATAGGTAATAATCGACGCTCCAGCGGGTATTCGTCGTCAATCATGCGGAGATTAAATCGTTTAATCGACGCGAGACATGAGCGTCCCTTCATTCGTCGCCGGATGCTCGCAAA is a genomic window containing:
- a CDS encoding AAA domain-containing protein; the protein is MRLLAAVNWSSSAIRCSCRQRFFFDRTDRILDDEIDEEEIVDNESILDLALAEFRSARSLRWHYRSRHESLIAFSNREFYDDLIVFPSPLDPDRHRREPKLGMYHHFVGGKYKGRVNIDEAQKVAKAALEFMSSEPDRSLGIVTLNQTQREILLEEIERLVARDRNAEEFMERWENTLEPFFVKNLENVQGDERDVIFISTVYGPDPATGIVRNQFGPINGRFGFRRLNVLFSRAKHRVEVFTSMRPDDIRPDEKSQRGVHVLKSYLEYAETGRLDVGQASGREPDSEFEQLVRDRLKSHGYEAVSQVGVAGYFIDLAVKHPHRSGYILGIECDGAGYHSSRSARDRDRLRQQVFERLHWTIYRIWSTDWFQNSEAEFRRLSNHLDQLARDDLA